From the genome of Paraburkholderia largidicola:
GGCCCGGGTGCTCCGCGACGCCGCACGTCGGCGGCGAACTGGCGCAAGCCACTGCAATGGGACAAGGCGCATGCCGAGTTCTTCGCCCAGCACGGACGCCGCCAGCGCGTGTTCTGCGCATCGCTGGCCGATGTGTTCGACAACGCTGTGCCGGATGCGTGGCGCATGGACCTGTTCAAGCTGATCGGGGATACGCCGAATCTCGACTGGCTCGTCCTCACGAAGCGGATCGGCAATGTGCGTCCATACACGCAGCGCGACGGGCTCGCCTTCGATTTGATTGGCGACGGCCGCGTGTGGCTCGGCGCGACGATCATTAACCAGGCAGAAGCTGATCGCGATATTCCAAAGCTGCTCGAGGTGCCCGCCGCCGTCCGCTTCCTCAGCATCGAGCCGATGCTCGGCCCCATCGATCTAAGGCGATATCTGGACCCCACGGGTATCACCTGCATGGACGTGTGCCCAGACTCGCACTACATCGACGTCGACGCTGTCGACACGAGCACCGGCGGGGATGAGGTTGTCCCGCTGTGCCAGCACTGCGGTGCTGTCGCCTCGTGGACAGGGTTCGATGATGGAATCGACTGGGTGATCGCCGGCGGCGAGAGTGGACACGGTGCGCGACCGATGCATCCGTACTGGGCGCGATCGTTACGCGATCAATGTGCAGCCGCTAACGTGCCGTTCCTGTTCAAGCAATGGGGCGAATGGTATCCGGCGAGCATCGACAGCGAGGACGACAGAATCTATCTGCCAGATGGATCGCGCGTGCCTCTGAACGATGAAGAAGGCAACACGCGGATTCAATCGCATCTCTGGAGCTCACATTGGTCTGACCCAGTCACCTGCTATGACATCAGCGCAAGGATCGGCAAGAAGGCAGCTGGCCGCTTGCTCGATGGTCGCACGCACGACGAATTCCCGGAGTAAGCATGAGTGACCGTCGGAGCCAGCACTATCACCTACAGCTCTTCAAGCCCTGCAGACGCCTCGATCAATGCACGCTTGACGTGACGATCACGATAGATGCGCATGCTTCCATAGAAAACGGCGCAATCGTCCTCGTAATCACTAGCACCAATCAGCGTTCCTTTCACATCTACAAATTCTTCACATTTACCGAAGACTGGAGGCAGATACAGGCGCGTTGTGTCGACTTCATGCAGACCGCTATTGATGTGACATGCCGCGTTACGGCATTCGTTCAAAAGGACGCTGACGTCGGTAATCTTTTTTGTGACCTGGACGTCATCCGCAAACGTGATCGGCTTACCGGCATTCTTAAGTCTATGGACGCCGTCCGACAGGCAAGCAAGCGCGTAAGCAAATGCCGCGTGAAATATAACCGTCGGCGCCGCACCTTTCTCGAGAACCCCAGTCGCGAATATTGCAGCACATTCCCTCAATGCGCCGTAAATCCCCATTACCTGATTCCAAGATTCAGGCGTCCAATCTTTACGCTGCCGATACGTGACATCGATTTTTTCCATGGCTTTTCTGTCCCAATTTTTAGGGGGATCCTAGCATGAAGGCTCTTTCCATCCGCCAGCCGTGGGCGTGGCTGATCGTCAGGCCAGATCTCACAGGGGAAGCGCGCTCTGCAGCGATCGCAGCCGGCGTTCTGAAGGACATCGAAAATCGCAGCTGGCCGACGAAGTTTCGCGGCCGCGTGCTTGTGCATGCGTCGAAGAGTATGACCCGCGCCGAATACGAAGACGCGCAGGATCCGCTCTGGTCGCGCGGGGGCCCGACGATTGAGCTGCCGCCATTCGATCAGTTGCAACGGGGCGGCATCGTCGGCGCCGTCACCATTACGGCGTGCATTGCGCCAGCGGACCGCATCTCGAAATGGCATGTCGACGGAGCCTATGGATTCCGTCTCGTCGACGCGCGCCCCGTTCCATTCGTCGAATGCAAAGGCGCCCTGCAGTTCTTCGACGTGCCGCCCGACGTCGCCGCGCAGTTGCGCCAGATGCACGAACTCGGAGCGATCGCATGACGACGGAAACTGTGAACCTTGCTGCAGGCCTCGCCGCACAGATCGATCGCGTAACGACAATCCTTGGTCACTACATCGAGATCGGCCCGGCCGGAGTATTCGGCGCGATGTTTATCCGAGCCTCGCTCAAACGCGCGACCCAAGCGCTCGCGAGCGTCGATGTCGTCCAGATGATCCAGGCAATCGAAGATCTGAAGGAATACAACGAATGACTACCGCCTACCCGCTTCAATGGCCGACCGGTCGCAAGCGAACTGAACCGTATCGGCGATCGCGCGCGAAGTTCAGCACCACGTTTGCCGTCGCACGCGACGCCATCGTCGCGGAGGTTCGCCGACTCGGCGGCCGCGACCTCGTCGTTTCGACAAACGTCCCGTTACGACAGGACGGTCTGCCCTACGCGAACTTTCGCAAGCCCGACGACGAAGGCGTCGCCGTCTATTTCACATACGACGGCAAGCAGATGTGTTTCGCGTGCGACCGCTGGGACAAGGTCGAGCACAACATGCTGGCGATCGTCAAAACGATCGACGCGCTACGTGGCATCGCGCGCTGGGGCACTGGCGATATGATGGCCGCAGCTTTCACCGGCTTCACAGCCCTGCCCGCCCCGCGCGCGGAGCGACCTTGGCGGGAAGTACTCGGGCTGCATCCGCACGAAATGAGTCTCGTCGAGGCGCGGCTTGCCTTTCGGCGCCGCGCGAGCGTCGCGCATCCGGACAAAGGCGGCTCGCACGACGCCATGACCGAACTCAACCTTGCACTGGCCGCCGCCGAAAAGGAGCTGAACCGATGAGCGACTATCTCACCTCGACAGAACTGGCCGCACTCGTCGATTGCCGGCCGAACCAGCGCGCCGCCATGATCAAGTGGCTCGATCAGAACCATTGGCGCTACGTCGTCGACCGCAACGGCCTGCCGAAGGTCGCGCGCGCCTATCGCGACATGAAGCTCGGCGTATCAACTGACAAGAAGACATCACGCTACGATGCATCGCCAAACCTCCAAGCGTTCAACTGAGCAACGCACCGCAAAGAACGAAACCACCGGCGTCGACCGACTGTATAAGCGCACGGGGGCTCGCCGCATCTCGTACTGGTACAAGTTCCCGGACGGCCGCAGCCAGACTCTGGCCACGGCGCCGCTCGGCGATCGCCACATGATCGCGGTCGCCGAGCGCACCGCGAAGCGCCAGGCGCTCGACATTCAGGCTGGGCAGATCATCTCCGGATCCGTGGCCGAGATGATCGAGCGCTTTCGCGATGAAGTCGACCCGATGCATTACCGCGATCAGTCACGCGAGGGCAAGCAGGTCCGCAAAGGTCAGTATGAGCGCCTCACGCGCTTCTTTGGCCGCATGGCACCGCTCAGTCTGGAGACAATCCACGGCTATCAATATCTCGAACAGCGCGCGAGGGCTGGCGCGCCGGCCGGCGCCAACAAGGACATGGCGCTGATGACGACGATCTGCAATTACGCGATCCGATGGGGCCTTGTCAAGGCGAATCCGTTCGTTGGGATGATGCAGAACAAGACGGAGAAGGACGTCCGCGTGGTCGAACGCGGCCAGGTCGTGCGCTTCTATCTTTGGTCGCTCAAGCAGGAGCAGTCATATCGCACGATGGGGCTCGCCGCGATGTTCTGCTACCTCACCGGCTTCCGCGCCGCTGAGATCCGACCGTTTCACATGTCCGGGTTGATCGACGCCGGCGTGCGCGTCGAAAACGCAAAACGCAGAAAAGGGGAGCGCGCAGTCTATAAACTGCGCGAATGGTCGCTGCGCCTGCGCGTAGTCGTCGAGCGTGCGAAGCGCGACCGCAAAGTGGCCAGCCTGTTCCTCTTTCCGAATCGTACTGGCCAGCCCTATTCGAAGAGCGGGTGGTCGTCCGTATGGCAGGACGCGATGTATAGCTACATCGGCGCGTTCGATCCGGAGATCGCGACCGAGTACCAGGCCAAAAAGATGCACGAGGCAGCGCAACGAATCGCGAACCGCATCAATCGACCGATGCGCGGCGCGATGGAACTGATGATTACCGAGCACGGCGAGTACTTCGCGCTCTCCGACATCCGGCCGACGGCTATCACCGCAAAGCTCGACCAGCGTGACGACGACGCGTACGACTTCGCAGCGCACGCAAACCCCAGCACGACGCATCGACACTACGACCGACGCAAGGTCAAAATCGCAAAAGCGACCGAATAACTAGCCTTTCGGGATGATGCCCCCCAAAGCTCCGAGGCGAACCTTCTCCTCGCGCATCGCAACGATCATTTGCGTTCTACGCTGCTGCATCTCATCGGAGGTTGTTGGGTTGCATACTGATTGCGCCGCCACCCCCGCCACCACCCCCGCCAAAGAGATATGGCATGACAGCAGCGACCCGCGGAGGCGCCTTCCAATCGAATTTTCCGGCCAAAACGAAAGCCTCAATATCAATTAGGTGCCCGTCGGAGTCGTATTCGAACAGCAACATTGCACCTTCCGCGCCGCTGCCGCCGTTGCTGCCCAAGGGGCCACTCCCGCCACCGCCGCCGCCTCCCGCCGGCCACGCACCATCTCCGCCATGACCGCCGTGAAAGTCGCTTAGAGTAGTTTTGACGCGCTCCGAGTCACTCGATAAGTCGACAACAGCCGCTTCTTCAGTCTGGGAAGCGCACAGCATCAACCAACGGGAGTGTGCCTCTAGGTCCTCTTGCAGGGAGTCTTCAATCGTGCGGACGAGTTTTCCCAGCGCGACTGGCGCGTCTTGAGGCCGTTCTTGAAGATGGCTAGGGAACAAAAGACCAAACAAAGCAAGAGTGCGACCGTAAATCGTGCTGATGGGACAGGAAATAAGAGTCGCACCGGAGTGCGTGACGCTTAGCCGATAGGTCATGCCTTGAGTTCTGGGAAAGAGCTAGCCTGACCGCCGTCACCGCCGCTGCCGCCGGGCGCTCCGCCTCCACCTCCACCGCCTCCAAACATCCCGCCAGCACCGCCCGCCCCTCCAGTATTTTGGACGTTGAGGATGACGGAGATCGGGGCAGGAGGCGGGGGGGCACTAAACTCGCCGGAAGACCATTGACGCTGGAGGTCCTCTAACAGTTGCTTGTGATACGTGAGAATCTCGCCATGGGTGAGATTTTTCGACTGGCGTGTTGTCGAGTCGTAAATGTCGTGATGGTCAAAGCACAAGAAAACAATATTCTCCGGATTGTTGTTCGAAGAATTTTGATCCAGGTGGGCTAGCTGCCCGCGTTTCACCTTGAGATCTTTATGTAGCCCATAGCAGACGGCGCATCTCCGCCGGCTCTCAGCGAGCAGTCGCGCCTGAACGTCCTGAGGAATTGCTTTCCGATTCATAGTTATCTCGCTCGCGGTTTGTCGCTGTGGCGGTTATCTTGCGGTCCGGTAGTGCAAATACTGCCCGCGGTATCCGAGACTCCATTGCGAGCAGGGCCGAAGTTTTTCAGAGGTAGCAGCAGTACTAACGTTTCCCGCCGACTACCCACTGCAGTCGGGCGCGTTATTCGACGCGCCCGCTCACAAAGAAACATCGGGCTCATCCGAAACGTCGCTACTGTGAAAAACGCTGCTTATCACACGCCCCCGAATATTCCTTCTGGTATGCGCGCCGAACGAAAAAAGCCCGCACATTGTGCGGGCTTGCTTCCGAAATTCTATTTTCCGTTCCGAATTTCGCTATGTGCAATTCGGGAACACCTTTAACTACTTGATAACGCTCAATTCTCTGGGGTGGCTGATGGGACTCGAACCCACGACGACAGGAATCACAATCCTGGACTCTACCAACTGAGCTACAGCCACCACTGCACTACATCTTCGCCGCCTGCCGCAGAGCGGTGCTCAGCAACGAAGAAGCGAGATTATACAAACACGAACCGTATTTGCAAAGCCCTTTATTCAAAGATTTCGCTGGGCTCGCGCAAATGTTGTCGCGCTTCGTCGAAAATCGCGAGATCGCGCGCCTGGAGTTTCTTGCTGTCCGACAGCACGCGCCGCCATCCGCGCGCACCCGCCACGCCGCGATACAGCCCCAGCGCATGACGCACAATCGCGCCCGGATACGTGCCGCGCGCGAGTTCCGCGCGGCAGTACTCGATCAGCTTCGCTTCCGCTTCTTCGCGGGTCGGCGCGGCATCCGTCGAGCCGTAGAAACGCGCGTCGACATCGGCCAGCACGTAAGGGTTGTGATACGCCTCGCGGCCGAGCATCACACCGTCGACGTGCTGCAGATGGGCTTCGACTTCGTCGAGCGTCTTGATCCCGCCGTTGATGATGATCTCGAGTTGCGGAAAGTCGCGCTTCAGCCGATACGCGTAGTCATACTTGAGCGGCGGAATCTCGCGGTTCTCTTTCGGGCTGAGACCTTTGAGGATCGCATTGCGCGCGTGCACGATAAAGACCTCGCAACCGGCCTCGGCAATCGTGCCGACGAAGTCGCGCACGAACGCGTAGTCTTCGACGTCATCGACGCCGATCCGGTGCTTCACCGTCACGGGCACCGACACCGCATCGCGCATCGCCTTCACGCAATCGGCGACGAGTTGCGGCTCCTTCATCAGACACGCGCCGAATGCGCCGCGCTGCACCCGCTCCGACGGGCAGCCGCAATTCAGATTGATCTCGTCGTAGCCCCACTGTTCGCCGAGTTTTGCCGAGCGCGCCAGATCGTCCGGCTCGCTGCCGCCGAGTTGGAGCGCGACGGGCGCTTCGTCGGCGGTAAACGCGAGGTGGCGCTCGACGTCGCCGTGGATCAGCGCGCCCGTCGTCACCATCTCCGTATACAGCCAGGTGTGCCGCGACAGCGTGCGGTGAAACGAGCGGCAATGGCGATCAGTCCAGTCCATCATGGGCGCCACGGATACGCGGCGGGGACTGTAAACAGGCTTCGAAGACATGAGGCGGCAGACCAGAAAGAAAACAGCGTGAATTCAGCCCGCAATTTTACCGCAAGCGGGCCCTTCACCCCTCGTTTTGCGCTGCAACAACCCCGGAAGCCCATGATTTCCCTAAGGTTTTTCCGCCCGCGACGCCTGGTTTATAAGGGCGCATACGCAGCAAAACCCCGCCCAGCCTACCTCCCAGCATTGTTTCTAATCTCAGAATAGTAATTTCAAATTATCGGCACAAAAAACCGATAGTAGGGGTATACACTGGCTTCCATCGACGTTGCGAACAGACCGCTGCAAAGCAAAGACCGCAACGTCTTACTGAATCAAAACATTTCGGAGAGTTCACCATGAAGACCAAGCTTATCGCCGCAGTTCTGATCGCCGCTTCCGCCACGCTGGCTGCTCCCGCTTTCGCAAGCGGCTACGGTCCGGCTCCGCACTACAACCCGACGGTTGGCGCACCGGCATCGCAACAAGGCCAGAACGCAGAAACGCTGGCAGCTGAAGCGCAACAAGCCAACGCAAACGCCTACGGTGGCGTGCAAAACGGTTCGTCGCAAGCTGGCAAGCATGAGCCCGTGACGGGCCCGGGTTCGGTGTTCTTCGGCCACTAAGCCGAAGCCGGACCGCAAGCACACAGCAGTTTCGCAGCAGGCAGTACCCAGCAGTATCGAGCAGCACTGGTAGCACGCAGTACTTGCAGTTGTAGTGGTAGTCGAAGTGGCAGCAGGTAGTCTCGAAGTTGCAGTTCCAGATGTAGCAGTACCGCAATCAAAGCTTGACCGTAGTAAAGCAGTACCGTTGATGGCGAAGTAGCAGTATCTGGAAGCACCAGTAGTGTGAAGTTGCCGTACCCTGGTAGTACCACGCAGTCTGTTGTTGCAGGTGTAGTTCAGCCGGATGTTCTTCTGAGAGCATCCGGCTTTATTTTTTTGCGCCGTGTAAAACGCTCATCCGCCGGCCGCGAGAAGTTCGACATCAATCGCCTCGCGCGCCGCCCGGAATCCCGCTTCGGCCGCCGCGTGCTCGGTCGACCAGAAGCCGTCGATCGGCACGAGCCGCCAGTCCAGCATCACGGCGTCGTCCTTCAGTATACGGAAGTGCGCCTTGACGCCCGTGAGCACCTGCTCGACGCAGACCTCCATCTCGAACTCCTTGTAGCGCTCCTGATAGTCGCCCATGTCGATGCCTTTCGGCTCCATCGCGCGTCCCTCCGTCTCAGGTTCTCTCGTCAGCATCAATCGCAATCGCCGGACAGGTATTTCCTGCCGTCGCAGGTGATTTCGACACCCGCGCCCTTCCCCGATTTCGCCACCAGCCCTGCGCCCAGCAACTCTTTCTCGACGACGGGCTCGACGGCAGGCGCCGCCTGCCCCGTTCCGATGTCGTTCAGTTGCCGCAAGGTATCGATTGCATCTGCACTCAAGGACTTCGTCATCGCAGCCTCCGCATTCGTTGGCGGCGCGCCGCCCGTATGGCAATGCGCCAGTCGATGCTGAGTTCATGCTAGCACTTCCAGCCGGGATTGCCCGGGCCGCGACGCGCCCCCGCACGGTGACAGGATGCGAAGAAAACGCGTAGCCGCAGG
Proteins encoded in this window:
- the dusA gene encoding tRNA dihydrouridine(20/20a) synthase DusA gives rise to the protein MSSKPVYSPRRVSVAPMMDWTDRHCRSFHRTLSRHTWLYTEMVTTGALIHGDVERHLAFTADEAPVALQLGGSEPDDLARSAKLGEQWGYDEINLNCGCPSERVQRGAFGACLMKEPQLVADCVKAMRDAVSVPVTVKHRIGVDDVEDYAFVRDFVGTIAEAGCEVFIVHARNAILKGLSPKENREIPPLKYDYAYRLKRDFPQLEIIINGGIKTLDEVEAHLQHVDGVMLGREAYHNPYVLADVDARFYGSTDAAPTREEAEAKLIEYCRAELARGTYPGAIVRHALGLYRGVAGARGWRRVLSDSKKLQARDLAIFDEARQHLREPSEIFE
- a CDS encoding phage Gp37/Gp68 family protein gives rise to the protein MSENSKIEWTDHTFNPWEGCQKVGPGCDHCYAEARNARFAGGAAINWGPGAPRRRTSAANWRKPLQWDKAHAEFFAQHGRRQRVFCASLADVFDNAVPDAWRMDLFKLIGDTPNLDWLVLTKRIGNVRPYTQRDGLAFDLIGDGRVWLGATIINQAEADRDIPKLLEVPAAVRFLSIEPMLGPIDLRRYLDPTGITCMDVCPDSHYIDVDAVDTSTGGDEVVPLCQHCGAVASWTGFDDGIDWVIAGGESGHGARPMHPYWARSLRDQCAAANVPFLFKQWGEWYPASIDSEDDRIYLPDGSRVPLNDEEGNTRIQSHLWSSHWSDPVTCYDISARIGKKAAGRLLDGRTHDEFPE
- a CDS encoding J domain-containing protein, whose protein sequence is MTTAYPLQWPTGRKRTEPYRRSRAKFSTTFAVARDAIVAEVRRLGGRDLVVSTNVPLRQDGLPYANFRKPDDEGVAVYFTYDGKQMCFACDRWDKVEHNMLAIVKTIDALRGIARWGTGDMMAAAFTGFTALPAPRAERPWREVLGLHPHEMSLVEARLAFRRRASVAHPDKGGSHDAMTELNLALAAAEKELNR
- a CDS encoding DUF4224 domain-containing protein translates to MSDYLTSTELAALVDCRPNQRAAMIKWLDQNHWRYVVDRNGLPKVARAYRDMKLGVSTDKKTSRYDASPNLQAFN
- a CDS encoding ASCH domain-containing protein, whose amino-acid sequence is MKALSIRQPWAWLIVRPDLTGEARSAAIAAGVLKDIENRSWPTKFRGRVLVHASKSMTRAEYEDAQDPLWSRGGPTIELPPFDQLQRGGIVGAVTITACIAPADRISKWHVDGAYGFRLVDARPVPFVECKGALQFFDVPPDVAAQLRQMHELGAIA